A window of Pseudodesulfovibrio hydrargyri contains these coding sequences:
- a CDS encoding MFS transporter, which yields MTASHTIPPTAPVRDHTPPASLVLFLAAGAGAAVAALYYCQPLMGVLGADIGASGGEVGWVPTLTQLGYALGILFLAPLGDRFDRRNLIMLKAALLAGALLLSAMSPSIVPLLAASLGIGVTATLAQDIVPMAAHLAPDAQRGRIVGTIMTGLLLGIVLSRVASGYLAAHFGWRSVFYASSASIVLVGIGAWRKLPRVAPTIRHSYGALLRSLAVLWRAHPGLRRAAVAQGLLSLGFSAFWSTLALMLFNAPFHLGSEAAGAFGLAGAAGALAAPVAGRMADRKGPESVTRLGAALVAASFAAMFLMPALPPVAQLILLGVAAVGFDLGVQASLIAHQTIIYALDPEARSRLNAVLFVGMFSGMSAGSALGSALQARWGWGAVTALATLSALGALAVRLAPRSKAD from the coding sequence CCGCGTCACTGGTCCTCTTCCTGGCGGCCGGGGCGGGCGCGGCCGTGGCCGCGCTCTACTACTGCCAGCCGCTGATGGGCGTGCTCGGGGCCGACATCGGCGCGTCCGGCGGCGAGGTCGGCTGGGTGCCGACCCTGACGCAGCTGGGCTATGCCCTCGGCATCCTGTTCCTGGCCCCCCTGGGCGACCGCTTCGACCGGCGCAATCTCATCATGCTCAAGGCCGCCCTGCTCGCCGGCGCACTGCTCCTGTCCGCCATGTCGCCGTCCATCGTCCCGCTGCTGGCCGCCAGCCTGGGCATCGGCGTCACGGCCACCCTGGCCCAGGACATCGTGCCCATGGCCGCGCACCTGGCCCCGGACGCACAGCGCGGCAGGATCGTGGGCACGATCATGACCGGCCTGCTGCTGGGCATTGTCCTGTCGCGCGTGGCCAGCGGCTACCTGGCCGCGCATTTCGGCTGGCGCTCGGTCTTCTACGCGTCGTCCGCCAGCATCGTGCTCGTCGGCATCGGCGCGTGGCGCAAGCTGCCCCGGGTCGCCCCGACCATCCGGCATTCCTACGGCGCTCTGCTGCGCTCCCTGGCCGTGCTGTGGCGGGCCCATCCCGGGCTGCGCCGCGCGGCCGTGGCCCAGGGGCTGCTCTCCCTGGGGTTCAGCGCGTTCTGGTCCACCCTGGCGCTGATGCTCTTCAACGCTCCCTTCCACCTCGGCAGCGAGGCGGCCGGGGCCTTCGGGCTGGCGGGAGCGGCCGGAGCCCTGGCCGCCCCGGTGGCCGGACGCATGGCCGACAGGAAGGGACCCGAGTCCGTGACCCGACTGGGGGCCGCCCTGGTGGCCGCGTCCTTCGCGGCCATGTTCCTCATGCCCGCCCTCCCGCCCGTGGCGCAGCTCATCCTCCTCGGCGTCGCGGCCGTGGGCTTCGACCTCGGCGTCCAGGCCTCGCTCATCGCCCACCAGACCATCATCTACGCCCTGGACCCCGAGGCGCGCAGCCGCCTCAACGCGGTGCTCTTCGTGGGCATGTTCAGCGGCATGTCCGCGGGCTCGGCCCTGGGCAGCGCCCTGCAGGCCCGCTGGGGCTGGGGGGCCGTAACCGCCCTGGCCACCCTGTCCGCCCTCGGCGCCCTGGCCGTGCGGCTCGCCCCCCGGAGCAAGGCGGACTGA